One genomic segment of Hydrocarboniclastica marina includes these proteins:
- a CDS encoding START domain-containing protein — MAPARILGNFALALLFMIPTASIAEGTHEEDPTSGAKGTWEEVAHKEGIKVWRLDIPGETLPGFRGEGTIAAPAAAVLREIQRVEHHTEWMDRCAEARRIETIDQNTHIVYNRTDSPWPAWDRDVVVKTTVSRANDGKELKLSFQNTDAGYVPPQDGVVRMPRLEGAYTMTQVGPNETHVSYQVEVDIGGVIPGWIASMIARDLPVKTLSALRERVESMATEQQPEQASAL, encoded by the coding sequence ATGGCACCCGCACGGATTCTGGGCAATTTTGCTCTCGCGCTTCTGTTCATGATACCTACGGCCTCTATCGCCGAGGGTACCCATGAGGAAGACCCAACCAGCGGTGCAAAAGGCACCTGGGAGGAAGTCGCCCATAAAGAAGGGATAAAAGTCTGGCGTCTGGACATCCCTGGCGAGACTCTGCCGGGCTTTCGGGGAGAAGGCACAATAGCCGCGCCAGCGGCGGCGGTGCTGCGGGAAATCCAGCGTGTCGAACACCACACCGAGTGGATGGACCGTTGCGCGGAGGCGCGGCGCATCGAGACGATTGACCAGAATACACATATCGTCTACAACCGGACCGATTCGCCCTGGCCCGCCTGGGATCGGGATGTCGTCGTCAAGACGACCGTCAGCCGCGCTAACGACGGCAAGGAACTGAAGCTCTCGTTTCAGAACACGGACGCAGGCTATGTTCCTCCGCAGGATGGGGTCGTTAGGATGCCCCGCCTCGAGGGCGCTTACACCATGACCCAGGTCGGGCCCAACGAGACCCATGTCAGCTACCAGGTTGAAGTGGACATTGGCGGCGTTATTCCGGGTTGGATCGCCTCGATGATTGCCCGGGATCTCCCGGTCAAAACCCTGTCCGCGCTGCGCGAACGGGTTGAGAGCATGGCCACTGAACAGCAGCCAGAGCAAGCCTCGGCGCTCTGA
- a CDS encoding BCCT family transporter, with amino-acid sequence MAASRKKRYGNPAKKLFGIAIHRPVFIPAAFLIFTLALSGVLAPQYLGDSAKSLQEAIANNLGWFYLVAMNVFLGFAVYLIFSRYGDVRLGGDNVRPEFSNWGWYSILFAAGTGVGLLFYGVAEPVSFFGDPPFGEPETEQAARDALVHSYFHWGFHGWSMYALVGLSLGFFCYNRGLPLTVRSAFQPLLGDRLEGPWGNLIDIIAVVGTLTGVAVSLGLGVKQINTGLEQVFGLPNNTGVQLGLIAGITAAATASVVTGLAKGIQLLSKLAMLLGGALVVYVVFFGPAQFLFHALVESIGAYLQQIPSRGTYLEAFKPPGSPDWQNQWTLFYFAWWISWSPFVGMFIARVSLGRTLREYLLGVLLVPTAVSMIWLTSMGGSALFSELYGDSNLVSVVQEDVVMGFFVFLENFDVPHWLSLISMSLLIMVVCIFFVTSSDSGSLVIDILSSGGDTNPPTPTRVFSALLEGTIAAVLLVAGGLVALQSVATIAGLAFAIVILLMCMGLYLGLKRDGARYQKGRQVDGDGPLEAVRRSGPDGRT; translated from the coding sequence ATGGCTGCGTCGCGTAAGAAACGGTATGGCAACCCGGCAAAAAAGCTTTTCGGGATTGCGATCCACCGTCCGGTTTTCATTCCTGCCGCCTTCCTCATTTTCACCCTGGCGCTTAGCGGTGTCCTTGCGCCCCAGTACCTGGGTGACTCCGCCAAATCGCTCCAGGAGGCCATCGCCAACAACCTCGGCTGGTTTTACCTGGTCGCCATGAATGTGTTCCTCGGTTTTGCCGTATACCTGATCTTCAGCCGCTACGGCGACGTGCGACTTGGCGGCGATAATGTCCGGCCCGAGTTTTCGAACTGGGGCTGGTACTCCATTCTTTTTGCCGCGGGCACCGGCGTAGGGCTCCTGTTCTACGGCGTCGCCGAGCCAGTCTCATTTTTTGGAGACCCGCCGTTTGGCGAGCCGGAAACCGAGCAGGCCGCTCGCGACGCTCTGGTGCACAGCTATTTTCACTGGGGGTTTCACGGCTGGTCCATGTACGCCCTGGTTGGACTGTCGCTGGGGTTTTTCTGCTATAACCGCGGGCTGCCCCTGACGGTCCGTTCCGCTTTCCAGCCCTTGCTGGGCGATCGATTGGAAGGGCCATGGGGTAACCTGATCGACATTATCGCGGTGGTGGGAACGCTCACCGGCGTGGCGGTCTCGCTGGGTCTGGGGGTGAAGCAGATCAATACAGGCCTGGAGCAGGTTTTCGGCCTGCCGAATAACACTGGCGTGCAGCTTGGTCTGATCGCTGGTATTACCGCTGCCGCCACCGCCTCAGTGGTCACCGGCCTTGCCAAAGGCATTCAACTGCTGTCGAAACTGGCAATGCTGCTGGGGGGTGCGCTCGTAGTCTATGTGGTGTTTTTTGGCCCGGCCCAGTTCCTGTTCCACGCCCTGGTCGAGAGCATCGGCGCCTACTTGCAGCAGATTCCCAGCCGCGGGACTTATCTTGAGGCATTCAAACCGCCAGGTTCGCCGGACTGGCAGAACCAGTGGACCCTGTTCTACTTCGCCTGGTGGATATCCTGGTCACCCTTTGTGGGCATGTTCATCGCTCGTGTCTCACTCGGGCGTACGCTGCGGGAATACCTGCTCGGCGTACTGCTGGTACCGACGGCCGTGTCCATGATCTGGCTGACCTCGATGGGCGGTTCGGCGCTCTTTAGTGAACTCTATGGGGACAGTAATCTGGTTTCGGTGGTGCAGGAAGATGTCGTCATGGGGTTCTTTGTTTTCCTTGAGAACTTTGACGTGCCCCATTGGCTCAGCCTGATCAGTATGTCGTTGCTGATCATGGTCGTTTGTATTTTCTTCGTGACTTCGTCGGATTCTGGCTCGCTGGTGATCGATATCCTGTCCTCTGGTGGGGACACCAACCCGCCTACGCCCACGCGCGTGTTCTCGGCTCTGCTGGAGGGCACGATCGCAGCCGTGCTGCTGGTGGCAGGCGGTCTTGTCGCGTTACAGTCGGTCGCGACTATTGCTGGATTGGCTTTCGCGATCGTTATCCTGCTGATGTGCATGGGCCTTTACCTGGGTCTGAAGCGAGACGGTGCTCGCTACCAGAAAGGACGGCAGGTTGACGGCGACGGGCCCCTGGAAGCCGTCCGGCGCTCCGGCCCTGATGGCCGGACATAA
- a CDS encoding CsbD family protein, whose amino-acid sequence MKDSKTDKSEGMIDKVTGKVKETLGKATDDPETEAEGKNQHTKGSAKQTKGNVKDTLKSAKE is encoded by the coding sequence ATGAAAGACTCCAAAACAGACAAGTCGGAAGGCATGATCGACAAGGTAACGGGCAAGGTAAAAGAAACCCTGGGCAAGGCAACAGATGACCCCGAAACCGAAGCCGAGGGTAAGAACCAACACACCAAAGGCAGTGCAAAGCAGACTAAAGGCAATGTTAAAGACACGCTAAAGTCTGCCAAGGAATGA
- a CDS encoding PQQ-dependent sugar dehydrogenase, whose translation MSPTRIVIGLALAVAGGAVLAQEKVQTEAGPVSVEELAGGLEHPWGMAFLPDGRLLVTERAGTLRVLDSRNQLSDPLEGTPEVLARGQGGMLDVALDPAFEENQLVYLSFAEGDESGSGTALGRGELVDGRIRNFEVIFRQEPKVSGTNHYGGRIVFAPDGTLFLTLGDRFKFDPAQDLSNHLGTVVRLNRDGTIPADNPFLDKSDARDAIWSYGHRNIEGAAIHPESDELWVAEMGPKGGDELNKTQAGHNYGWPTVSWGDHYDGREIPDPPTHPEFADAAKQWTPVIAPSGMMFYTADKFPKWQGDALIGGLASQAVIRVSISGDKATEEERIALGARIRDVEQAPDGSVYLLTDESNGGIWRLAPGD comes from the coding sequence ATGAGCCCGACTCGCATTGTTATTGGCTTGGCGTTAGCCGTTGCCGGTGGCGCTGTGCTGGCACAGGAGAAGGTCCAGACGGAAGCTGGCCCCGTCAGTGTCGAAGAGCTGGCGGGCGGGCTTGAGCACCCCTGGGGCATGGCCTTCCTTCCCGACGGTCGCCTGTTGGTTACCGAGCGTGCGGGCACCCTGCGTGTCCTGGACAGCAGGAACCAACTCTCCGACCCGCTCGAGGGCACGCCGGAGGTACTGGCCAGGGGCCAGGGTGGTATGCTCGATGTCGCGCTCGACCCGGCGTTTGAGGAAAACCAGCTGGTTTACCTATCCTTCGCAGAAGGCGACGAGAGTGGCTCTGGCACCGCGCTCGGACGCGGCGAGCTGGTTGATGGCAGAATCAGAAACTTCGAAGTCATCTTTCGCCAGGAGCCGAAGGTTTCCGGTACCAATCACTATGGCGGACGTATCGTTTTCGCCCCTGATGGCACGCTTTTTCTAACCCTGGGCGACCGCTTCAAATTCGATCCGGCCCAGGATCTGTCCAACCATCTCGGCACCGTCGTCAGACTGAACCGGGACGGGACGATACCCGCGGACAATCCGTTTCTGGACAAAAGCGACGCCAGGGACGCGATCTGGTCCTATGGCCATCGCAACATCGAAGGCGCCGCGATCCATCCTGAAAGCGACGAACTCTGGGTGGCGGAAATGGGCCCCAAAGGCGGCGATGAGCTGAATAAAACCCAAGCGGGCCATAACTATGGCTGGCCTACGGTCAGCTGGGGCGACCATTACGACGGTCGCGAGATTCCCGATCCCCCTACACATCCGGAATTTGCCGATGCAGCCAAGCAATGGACGCCCGTGATAGCGCCTTCAGGCATGATGTTCTACACGGCGGACAAGTTCCCGAAATGGCAGGGCGACGCACTGATCGGTGGGCTGGCCAGTCAGGCTGTGATACGGGTCTCGATTAGTGGCGACAAGGCCACTGAGGAGGAGCGCATTGCACTCGGCGCCCGTATCCGTGACGTGGAGCAAGCACCTGACGGGTCGGTCTATCTGCTTACAGATGAGAGTAATGGCGGCATTTGGCGCCTCGCGCCGGGCGACTAG
- a CDS encoding potassium channel family protein, whose translation MFNAQLVFGAFLIAIIMVDAIRSTLTTQGGGVLTRHLAKAQHGLMLWLASTTGRRSPLAISGAAAIASITLTWLLGLWLGWYLVFDALPGAVVNSQSKLPVDSIGKVYFVGFTLSTLGIGDLVPSGAAARILTPVAAFNGLLLATLAITYAVPLVSGAVQKRHFAYSVSSLGPDPVGLVRASWNGRNFNALESILSDLSSELLQLTEQRLAYPILDNFQTRERGGSLILQIAVLDEALSLLSYGVGASQRPDPVVVNNVRSAIQHYLSRTVGDEDGRTETPPLPDIQRLSGTGLEVVAEDTYAAELVSLARHRRGLKQALEREGWDWPGGARTS comes from the coding sequence GTGTTTAATGCCCAGCTTGTGTTTGGAGCCTTCCTGATTGCAATCATCATGGTCGATGCTATCCGGAGCACGCTTACCACCCAGGGCGGCGGTGTCTTGACCCGCCATCTGGCGAAAGCCCAGCATGGGCTGATGCTCTGGCTGGCCAGCACAACCGGCAGGCGGTCGCCGCTCGCAATTTCAGGCGCAGCAGCAATCGCGTCAATAACGCTGACCTGGCTCCTCGGTCTCTGGCTGGGCTGGTACCTCGTTTTCGATGCGCTTCCGGGCGCCGTGGTCAATTCCCAGAGCAAGCTCCCCGTTGATTCCATCGGAAAGGTCTATTTTGTCGGATTCACGCTCTCTACCTTGGGCATTGGCGATCTTGTCCCGTCCGGCGCCGCGGCGAGAATACTGACCCCTGTTGCAGCGTTCAATGGGCTTCTGCTAGCCACTCTGGCAATCACCTACGCAGTGCCGCTTGTCAGTGGCGCGGTACAGAAACGTCATTTTGCCTATTCGGTTTCGAGCCTGGGTCCAGATCCTGTTGGATTGGTCCGGGCCTCCTGGAATGGTAGGAATTTCAACGCTCTGGAATCGATTTTGTCGGACCTCAGTAGCGAATTGCTACAACTGACCGAACAGCGACTGGCCTATCCCATACTGGATAACTTTCAGACGCGGGAACGGGGTGGATCGCTCATTCTACAGATAGCCGTGCTTGACGAAGCCCTGAGCCTGCTTTCGTATGGAGTCGGGGCATCACAACGGCCAGACCCGGTAGTTGTGAACAACGTCCGCAGTGCAATTCAGCATTATCTGAGCCGGACGGTCGGCGACGAGGACGGCCGCACAGAAACACCACCGCTACCGGACATACAGAGACTCAGCGGGACAGGTCTCGAGGTGGTGGCTGAGGACACCTATGCGGCTGAACTCGTTTCACTGGCCCGGCATCGGCGAGGGTTGAAGCAGGCCCTTGAGCGTGAAGGCTGGGACTGGCCCGGCGGCGCCCGTACATCTTAA
- a CDS encoding YncE family protein: protein MRISKGQASGRALTRAVAITAALLLFAGSASATWWKKDPQPDPTPVPAGPSQPVIFVGNNWEGMIDVIDPVTYERLGRIDGVPDKRKRLREIYLNPLRLIMFQAIRQLIGEGNDQWVDDMYSSLDGRLLIVSRPSLADVVAIEIETGEIAWRFEVDGYRSDHMALSPDGTEVAVSASTGNVVHILDVETGQERGKFPSGDSPHENIYSSDGSKIYHASIGRVFVPLDRGQSPYLKGERVVKVVDAYTLEEIKSFDMGQKLAEAGYEGMSPAVRPMAHSPDERFFYAQVSFFHGFVEYDMQEDRVTRVAELPNLIPDVPVERYVNDSAHHGIAMNGAGDTLCVAGTMDDYVAIVDRASFEYKLLTDLGEKPYWVTTDSTGEHCYISWSETDQMSVISYATGEEVARVDVGDHPQRIREGSVPVAWTEAQ, encoded by the coding sequence ATGCGGATATCAAAAGGACAAGCTTCGGGCCGCGCGCTCACACGTGCTGTCGCTATAACGGCAGCGCTTCTGCTGTTCGCCGGCAGCGCCAGTGCGACCTGGTGGAAGAAAGATCCCCAGCCCGACCCGACGCCTGTACCCGCGGGGCCCTCCCAACCGGTCATTTTTGTCGGCAATAACTGGGAAGGCATGATCGATGTCATCGATCCGGTCACTTACGAGCGCCTGGGCCGTATCGACGGCGTTCCCGACAAGCGGAAACGCCTGCGGGAAATTTACCTGAACCCGTTGCGGCTGATCATGTTCCAGGCCATCCGCCAACTGATCGGCGAAGGCAATGACCAGTGGGTGGACGACATGTACAGCTCACTGGACGGCCGCCTTCTGATTGTGTCTCGCCCCAGCCTTGCCGATGTGGTCGCCATTGAGATCGAAACCGGCGAGATCGCCTGGCGCTTTGAAGTGGACGGCTACCGCTCCGATCATATGGCCCTGTCGCCCGACGGTACCGAAGTAGCTGTTTCTGCCTCTACCGGCAATGTCGTCCACATTCTCGACGTAGAAACCGGCCAGGAGCGTGGCAAGTTCCCCAGTGGCGACTCACCCCATGAGAACATCTATTCCAGCGACGGCTCCAAGATTTACCATGCCAGCATCGGCCGGGTGTTCGTCCCCCTCGACCGCGGCCAGTCCCCTTACCTCAAGGGCGAACGCGTCGTTAAGGTGGTCGATGCTTACACCCTTGAAGAGATCAAGAGTTTCGACATGGGCCAGAAGCTTGCCGAAGCCGGCTATGAGGGCATGAGCCCGGCAGTCCGGCCCATGGCTCACTCGCCAGACGAACGCTTCTTCTACGCCCAGGTTTCTTTCTTTCATGGCTTTGTCGAGTACGACATGCAGGAAGACCGGGTAACACGGGTGGCGGAACTGCCGAACCTGATACCGGACGTACCGGTCGAGCGCTACGTCAATGATTCTGCGCACCATGGCATCGCCATGAATGGCGCCGGTGACACCCTCTGTGTCGCGGGTACCATGGACGACTACGTAGCCATCGTCGACCGCGCGTCATTCGAGTATAAGTTGCTGACGGATCTCGGTGAAAAACCCTACTGGGTAACCACCGACAGCACAGGCGAGCACTGCTATATCTCCTGGAGCGAAACAGATCAGATGTCGGTGATTTCTTACGCTACCGGCGAAGAAGTTGCCCGGGTGGATGTAGGTGACCACCCGCAGCGCATCCGTGAGGGCAGCGTTCCGGTCGCTTGGACGGAAGCCCAGTAG
- a CDS encoding Na+/H+ antiporter family protein: protein MNAVVVAVSLMLILSLSRMHVVIAIILGAMAGGLVGGLSLDDTIAAFNNGLGAGATVALSYATLGAFAVAIGKSGLAHTLADRALAMVGHEQASAGSHTRLKYTMLAALLLIAISSQNILPIHIAFIPLVVPPLLYVMARLRLDRRLVACVLTFGLITPYMLLPVGFGGIYLNQILLAQTADNGLATEGLSVMRAMALPALGMLIGLLVAVFLSYRGSRDYDEKAIVDKDAGRAVYSPRTLIVAIFAVGLAFAVQLWLGSMVLGALAGFLVFTLSGVVRWHEADDLFTEGMKMLAMIGFIMIAASGFAEVMRETGHIPSLVESSVDMIGASKGLAALLMLLVGLLITLGIGSSFSTIPIIAALYVPLALQLGFTPLAVLALVGTAGALGDAGSPASDSTLGPTAGLNADGQHNHIWDTVVPTFLHYNLPLLGFGWVAAMVL from the coding sequence ATGAACGCCGTTGTTGTCGCGGTCAGCCTGATGCTGATCCTGAGCTTGAGCCGTATGCATGTGGTTATTGCTATCATCCTCGGGGCCATGGCCGGCGGCCTGGTCGGCGGTCTGTCCCTTGATGACACTATCGCTGCCTTCAATAATGGCCTGGGTGCCGGCGCCACTGTGGCACTGTCCTATGCCACCCTGGGCGCGTTCGCCGTCGCTATCGGTAAGTCCGGTCTGGCCCATACCCTGGCTGACAGGGCTCTGGCAATGGTGGGGCACGAGCAGGCGTCCGCGGGCAGTCATACCCGCCTCAAGTATACAATGCTCGCTGCGCTGCTTCTGATTGCCATCTCCTCCCAGAACATCTTGCCCATCCATATCGCGTTCATCCCGCTGGTTGTGCCGCCGTTACTCTATGTTATGGCCCGGTTGCGGCTGGACCGTCGGCTGGTCGCCTGCGTACTGACCTTCGGCCTGATCACGCCTTATATGCTGCTACCGGTGGGTTTCGGGGGCATCTATCTCAATCAGATTCTGCTGGCGCAAACGGCTGATAACGGGCTGGCGACAGAGGGGCTGAGTGTTATGCGGGCGATGGCACTGCCGGCGCTGGGCATGCTTATCGGACTTCTGGTCGCGGTATTCCTCAGTTATCGCGGCAGTCGGGACTACGACGAAAAGGCCATCGTGGACAAGGACGCGGGCCGTGCTGTCTACAGCCCGCGGACGCTGATCGTTGCGATCTTTGCAGTGGGGCTGGCCTTTGCCGTGCAACTCTGGCTCGGATCCATGGTGCTCGGCGCATTGGCCGGTTTCCTGGTGTTCACGCTCTCCGGCGTCGTCAGGTGGCACGAGGCGGACGATCTCTTTACCGAGGGCATGAAGATGCTGGCGATGATCGGCTTTATCATGATTGCCGCTTCGGGGTTTGCCGAAGTCATGCGCGAGACCGGCCATATCCCATCGCTGGTGGAAAGCTCGGTGGATATGATAGGCGCCAGCAAAGGCCTGGCTGCGCTTTTGATGCTGTTGGTCGGGTTGTTGATTACCCTTGGCATTGGCTCATCTTTCTCCACCATTCCGATCATCGCCGCACTCTACGTCCCGCTGGCGCTGCAGTTGGGCTTCACCCCGCTGGCAGTGCTGGCGCTGGTCGGTACCGCGGGCGCGCTGGGTGACGCGGGCTCGCCGGCCTCTGATTCCACACTCGGCCCCACAGCGGGGCTCAATGCCGACGGCCAGCACAACCACATCTGGGACACCGTGGTGCCGACCTTTCTACACTATAACCTGCCGCTGCTGGGTTTTGGCTGGGTCGCGGCAATGGTGCTTTAG
- a CDS encoding glucose/quinate/shikimate family membrane-bound PQQ-dependent dehydrogenase, producing MIILALLFILIGLALVVGGVWLITLGGSWYYAIAGLALVVTGVFTRTRRASAQLLYALFLLVTAIWAFWEAGFDWWPLAARLGIFLLLAIPLLIPPRDSTRSGTVALAVVWVGVGLFTVASLTHDANRIEGQLPDEVVISDPRLGDTPEEDWTSYGRSNLGQRYSPLDQITPDNVDNLTLAWEYQTGDVKGPDDVVETTYEVTPLKAGNTLYLCTPHNWLVALDADSGEERWVYDAKVPPESQRQHQTCRGVSLLPPADGVASLEPAVTADGPAEDLASVSCDAQLFLPTSDARLLALDPATGARCSNFAEDGVLDLMHNMPYKQDGYYYSTSPPIVANGMVVVAGSVNDNYDINSPSGVIRAYDARTGELQWNWDPANPQQTDPIAEDETYAASSPNSWAIASADEELGLVYFPMGNRTPDQLGMYRTPAEERYASSVVALSLETGEPAWVQQFVHHDLWDMDTPAQPSLLDIETADGLQPGLVVPTKQGDVYVLNRETGEPILPVTEQPAPQGTIEADYAAPTQPTSALSFKPEDLQESDMWGASPIDQMICRIKFKSLRYEGRYTPPSVQGTLVYPGNFGVFNWGGIAVDPERQVMFGMPLYMAFISKLVPKEEVSAEGETNQGEQGLNENAGAPYGIEMMPFMSPLNVPCQQPPWGYVAGADLRTGEIMWKHKNGTVQDMSPVPVPLKMGVPGIGGPVITAGGVVFLAATVDNYLRAYNLTDGEQLWETRLPAGGQATPMTYLNSKGEQMVVLVAGGHGSIGTTIGDYVLAYKLDTE from the coding sequence ATGATCATACTCGCACTGCTATTCATTCTGATCGGCCTGGCACTGGTGGTCGGCGGCGTCTGGCTGATCACGCTGGGCGGGAGCTGGTACTACGCCATTGCTGGTCTTGCGCTGGTCGTCACGGGCGTCTTTACGCGAACCCGGCGGGCGTCTGCCCAGCTTCTTTATGCGCTGTTTCTGCTGGTGACAGCGATCTGGGCGTTTTGGGAAGCCGGGTTCGACTGGTGGCCGCTGGCGGCCCGCCTGGGCATATTCCTTCTGCTCGCGATTCCGCTGCTGATCCCGCCACGCGACAGCACGCGCAGCGGTACCGTGGCGCTTGCGGTGGTCTGGGTCGGCGTGGGCCTCTTTACGGTTGCCAGCCTGACGCACGACGCCAACCGGATCGAGGGCCAGCTACCGGACGAGGTGGTGATTTCCGACCCCCGACTGGGAGACACCCCCGAAGAGGACTGGACCAGCTACGGTCGCAGCAACCTCGGCCAGCGTTACTCCCCACTGGACCAGATCACACCGGATAACGTCGATAATCTCACGCTGGCCTGGGAATACCAGACCGGGGATGTGAAAGGGCCCGACGATGTGGTCGAGACCACCTACGAGGTCACGCCGCTCAAGGCCGGCAATACGCTCTACCTCTGCACGCCCCATAACTGGCTGGTCGCGCTGGACGCGGACAGCGGCGAGGAACGCTGGGTCTACGATGCAAAAGTACCGCCCGAAAGCCAGCGCCAGCACCAGACCTGCCGCGGCGTATCCCTGCTGCCACCTGCGGACGGTGTGGCCAGCCTTGAACCTGCCGTTACCGCCGATGGGCCGGCGGAAGACCTCGCCAGCGTCAGCTGCGATGCCCAGCTGTTCCTGCCCACCTCGGATGCGCGACTGCTGGCGCTGGATCCTGCAACGGGCGCCCGTTGCAGCAACTTCGCCGAAGATGGCGTGCTCGATCTTATGCACAACATGCCGTACAAACAGGACGGCTACTACTATTCTACCTCCCCGCCCATCGTCGCCAACGGCATGGTCGTTGTGGCCGGTTCGGTCAACGACAACTACGACATCAACTCACCGTCCGGGGTCATCCGTGCCTATGACGCGCGCACGGGCGAACTCCAGTGGAACTGGGACCCGGCCAACCCCCAGCAGACCGACCCCATCGCGGAGGATGAAACCTACGCTGCCAGCTCGCCCAACAGCTGGGCCATCGCCAGCGCCGATGAAGAGCTGGGGCTGGTGTATTTCCCCATGGGCAACCGCACCCCGGACCAGCTCGGCATGTACCGCACCCCGGCCGAGGAGCGCTATGCGTCATCGGTGGTGGCTCTGAGCCTGGAGACGGGCGAGCCTGCCTGGGTGCAGCAGTTTGTTCACCACGACCTCTGGGATATGGACACGCCAGCGCAACCCAGCCTGCTCGATATCGAGACGGCTGATGGCCTGCAGCCCGGGCTGGTTGTACCGACCAAGCAAGGGGACGTGTACGTCCTCAACCGGGAGACCGGCGAGCCTATCTTGCCTGTTACCGAGCAGCCGGCTCCCCAGGGCACCATTGAGGCCGACTACGCGGCCCCGACCCAGCCAACGTCGGCGCTCTCGTTCAAACCCGAGGATCTGCAAGAATCCGACATGTGGGGCGCCAGTCCTATCGACCAGATGATCTGTCGCATTAAGTTCAAATCACTGCGCTACGAAGGCCGCTACACGCCACCTTCGGTACAGGGCACGTTGGTCTACCCCGGCAACTTCGGGGTCTTTAACTGGGGCGGTATCGCCGTAGACCCCGAGCGTCAGGTGATGTTCGGCATGCCACTATACATGGCGTTTATCTCCAAACTCGTGCCCAAGGAAGAGGTATCTGCGGAAGGCGAAACCAATCAGGGCGAACAGGGGCTGAACGAGAATGCCGGCGCACCGTATGGGATCGAGATGATGCCCTTTATGTCGCCGCTTAACGTGCCATGTCAGCAACCGCCGTGGGGCTACGTGGCCGGGGCCGACCTGCGCACCGGCGAGATCATGTGGAAACACAAGAACGGCACCGTCCAGGATATGTCCCCGGTTCCGGTTCCTCTGAAAATGGGCGTACCGGGCATTGGCGGACCGGTGATCACCGCGGGCGGCGTCGTCTTCCTCGCTGCGACCGTCGACAACTACCTTCGCGCCTATAATCTCACCGACGGTGAGCAGCTGTGGGAAACACGACTGCCGGCGGGTGGGCAGGCAACGCCCATGACCTATCTCAACAGTAAAGGCGAGCAGATGGTGGTGCTGGTAGCGGGTGGCCACGGGTCCATTGGCACGACGATAGGAGACTACGTGCTGGCGTACAAGCTGGACACGGAGTGA
- a CDS encoding PEP-CTERM sorting domain-containing protein produces the protein MTIFKRNVVAVGAAGFLFAAAADAAIVKIDESAFLAGSGLITFSEVALGTNNPTYNPADYGGGAASPTVHFGGFFQGQALGDPADCPPGAALTGCVTGTPTGPLALDPTSPATFTTEDGANPTSPVLSGTPTFAGVISILFDTDLAGVGLEGGFFDDIGGTAITAFDRSGNLIGSVTNEDLGIEFLGLVTEGNVNTIAGLQFSLVGNEPFGFAIDNLRFGTGDQIEPQEPGVSVPEPGSLALLGLGLVGLGFARRRQA, from the coding sequence ATGACTATTTTTAAGCGTAATGTCGTCGCGGTGGGCGCCGCTGGCTTCCTGTTCGCTGCCGCGGCTGACGCTGCCATCGTTAAGATCGACGAGAGCGCCTTCCTTGCGGGTTCGGGCCTGATAACCTTCAGTGAGGTTGCGCTGGGTACAAATAACCCAACCTACAATCCCGCTGATTACGGGGGCGGCGCAGCATCGCCAACCGTACATTTTGGTGGTTTCTTCCAGGGCCAGGCCTTGGGTGACCCTGCAGACTGCCCTCCCGGCGCTGCCCTGACCGGCTGTGTCACCGGCACCCCGACGGGTCCCCTCGCGCTTGACCCGACGTCCCCCGCGACCTTTACCACTGAAGACGGTGCCAACCCCACCAGTCCGGTACTTTCGGGAACGCCGACCTTTGCCGGCGTCATTTCGATTCTTTTCGATACGGACCTGGCCGGTGTCGGCCTTGAGGGCGGCTTTTTCGACGATATCGGCGGCACGGCCATCACCGCTTTTGACCGTAGCGGCAACCTCATCGGCTCTGTAACGAATGAAGACCTGGGCATCGAGTTCCTCGGCCTGGTTACCGAAGGCAACGTCAACACCATTGCCGGGTTACAGTTCAGCCTTGTTGGCAACGAGCCGTTCGGCTTCGCCATCGACAACCTGCGGTTCGGCACGGGCGATCAGATCGAACCTCAGGAGCCGGGCGTATCGGTACCTGAGCCGGGCAGCCTCGCGCTGTTGGGTCTTGGCCTGGTAGGGCTGGGCTTTGCCCGCCGCCGCCAAGCGTAA
- a CDS encoding tRNA-binding protein, producing MDTITWDDFARVDLRVGRVVSAERFSQARKPAYILRVDFGPEVGVKKSSAQITALYEPENLVGKLVLAVVNFSPKQIGPIMSECLVTGFYNDRGDIALCVPDQDVPLGSRLL from the coding sequence ATGGATACCATCACCTGGGACGATTTCGCCCGTGTCGATCTGCGGGTCGGCCGCGTGGTCTCTGCCGAGCGCTTCAGCCAGGCCAGAAAGCCCGCTTATATCCTGCGTGTAGACTTTGGCCCTGAGGTAGGCGTCAAAAAGTCCAGCGCCCAGATTACAGCGCTTTATGAGCCAGAGAACCTGGTCGGCAAGCTGGTACTTGCTGTCGTCAATTTTTCGCCCAAGCAGATCGGCCCCATCATGTCTGAATGTCTGGTCACAGGCTTTTACAATGACAGGGGCGATATTGCCCTTTGTGTTCCCGATCAGGACGTGCCGTTGGGTAGCAGGCTGCTATGA